One window of the Bos indicus isolate NIAB-ARS_2022 breed Sahiwal x Tharparkar chromosome 15, NIAB-ARS_B.indTharparkar_mat_pri_1.0, whole genome shotgun sequence genome contains the following:
- the LOC109569374 gene encoding olfactory receptor 56A3-like, which produces MTAHQNGSISTEFSDFLLNCFVRSPSWQHWLSLPLSLLLLLALGANMTLLITIWLETSLHKPMYYLLSLLSSLDTVVCLTVIPKVLAIFWFDLRSISFFACFFQMFIMNSFFAMESCTFMVMAYDRYVAICHPLRYPSIITNQFITKAAIFILSRSVFLTLPIPILSGRLHYCGRNVIENCICANMSVSRLSCNDITINRLYQFAGGWTLLGSDLLLIFLSYTFILRAVLRLKAQGAVAKALSTCGSHFILILFFSTILLVFVFTLLVEKKMSSDVPVLLNVLHHVIPAALNPIVYGVRTQEIKQVIQKLLKKGW; this is translated from the coding sequence ATGACAGCACACCAAAATGGCAGCATCTCCACTGAGTTTTCAGACTTCCTTCTGAACTGTTTTGTCAGGTCCCCCAGCTGGCAGCACTGGCTGTCCCTGCCCCTTAGCCTCCTCTTGCTCCTGGCCCTTGGTGCCAACATGACCCTCCTGATCACCATCTGGCTGGAGACCTCTCTGCATAAGCCCATGTACTACCTGCTCAGCCTGCTCTCCTCACTGGACACAGTGGTCTGTCTCACTGTCATCCCCAAGGTCCTGGCCATCTTTTGGTTTGACCTCAGGTCCATCAGCTTCTTTGCCTGCTTCTTTCAGATGTTCATCATGAATAGTTTCTTTGCCATGGAGTCCTGCACATTCATGGTCATGGCCTacgaccgctatgtggccatctgccatCCATTGAGGTACCCATCCATCATCACTAACCAATTTATAACCAAGGCAGCCATTTTCATTTTGTCCAGAAGTGTCTTTTTGACACTGCCCATCCCCATTCTCTCAGGACGTCTGCATTACTGTGGGAGAAACGTCATTGAGAACTGCATCTGTGCCAATATGTCTGTCTCCAGGCTCTCCTGTAATGATATTACCATCAATCGTCTCTACCAATTTGCTGGAGGCTGGACTCTGTTGGGATCTGacctcctcctcatcttcctctCCTACACCTTCATACTGAGGGCTGTGCTGAGACTCAAGGCACAGGGAGCTGTGGCCAAGGCCCTAAGCACATGTGGCTCCCACTTCATCCTGATCCTCTTCTTCAGCACCATCCTTCTGGTTTTTGTCTTCACGCTTTtggtagaaaagaaaatgtcctCTGACGTGCCTGTCTTGCTCAATGTCCTCCACCATGTCATCCCCGCAGCCCTCAACCCCATTGTCTATGGGGTGCGAACCCAGGAGATCAAGCAAGTAATCCAGAAGTTACTGAAGAAAGGATGGTGA
- the LOC109568868 gene encoding olfactory receptor 56A4-like, with the protein MVSSLNHTGTQVTEFLMICFPGMQDTQHWLSLVLAPLLVLALGANFLLLLAIWQEASLHKPMYYLLAILSVLDVILCLTVIPKVLFIFWFDMKPISFMGCFLQMFIMNTFLPMESSTFLVMAYDRYMAICHPLRYPSFITEQFVINAAIFIIFRNLLATLPTPILAARLNYCASNVVENCICANISVAKLSCGDIHVNKLYQFVSVWCLLGSDLVLILLSYCFILSAVMHLQSGDASTEALSTCGSHLILILFFYTLLLVFIFTNKAGKKVSPEVPILLNVLHHLIPPALNPIVYGVRTQEIKQGIIKLFKYQC; encoded by the exons ATGGTGTCATCTCTCAACCACACAGGGACCCAGGTGACTGAATTCCTGATGATCTGCTTTCCAGGAATGCAGGATACCCAGCACTGGCTGTCTCTAGTCCTGGCTCCTCTCCTGGTCTTGGCCCTTGGGGCCAACTTTCTGTTATTACTTGCCATCTGGCAGGAGGCATCTCTGCACAAGCCCATGTACTACCTGCTTGCCATCCTTTCTGTGCTGGATGTCATCCTCTGCCTCACAGTCATCCCTAAG GTCCTGTTCATCTTCTGGTTTGACATGAAACCCATCAGCTTTATGGGCTGCTTCCTGCAGATGTTCATCATGAATACATTCCTTCCCATGGAATCCTCCACCTTTCTGGTCATGGCTTATGACCGCTACATGGCCATCTGCCACCCACTGCGCTATCCATCCTTCATCACGGAACAGTTTGTCATCAATGCGGCCATCTTCATCATCTTCCGCAATTTGCTGGCTACGCTGCCTACACCAATTCTGGCTGCGAGACTCAATTACTGTGCCAGCAATGTAGTGGAAAACTGTATCTGTGCCAACATTTCTGTAGCAAAGCTCTCCTGTGGAGATATTCACGTAAATAAGCTCTACCAATTTGTGAGTGTTTGGTGCCTACTGGGTTCTGATCTGGTCCTTATCTTGCTATCCTACTGCTTCATCTTGAGTGCTGTTATGCATTTGCAGTCAGGAGATGCATCCACCGAGGCCTTGAGTACTTGTGGTTCCCATCTCATTCTTATACTTTTCTTCTATACATTGCTGCTAGTCTTCATCTTCACAAATAAGGCAGGGAAAAAAGTGTCCCCAGAGGTACCCATTCTTCTCAATGTCTTGCACCATCTCATCCCACCAGCACTGAACCCCATTGTTTATGGAGTACGAACCCAGGAAATCAAGCAAGGGATTATCAAGCTATTCAAGTACCAGTGCTGA